One Etheostoma spectabile isolate EspeVRDwgs_2016 chromosome 12, UIUC_Espe_1.0, whole genome shotgun sequence genomic window carries:
- the glula gene encoding glutamate-ammonia ligase (glutamine synthase) a: MATSASATLSKAVKQQYMELSQGDKVQAMYIWIDGTGEGLRCKTRTLDFEPKSIEDLPEWNFDGSSTYQSEGSNSDMYLIPAAMFRDPFRKDPNKLVLCEVLKYNRKPAETNFRITCNKVMKMVEDQHPWFGMEQEYTILGTDGHPFGWPSNGFPGPQGPYYCGVGADKAYGRDIVEAHYRACLYAGVDICGTNAEVMPAQWEFQVGPSEGINMGDHLWVARFILHRVCEDFGVVASFDPKPITGNWNGAGCHTNFSTKEMREEGGLKAIEDSIEKLGKRHSYHIRSYDPKGGLDNARRLTGHHETSNIHEFSAGVANRGASIRIPRNVGQEKKGYFEDRRPSANCDPYSVTEALIRTCLLNEEGDEPTDY; the protein is encoded by the exons ATGGCCACGTCTGCCAGCGCCACACTGAGTAAAGCTGTCAAGCAGCAGTACATGGAGCTTTCACAGGGGGATAAAGTCCAAGCCATGTATATTTGGATTGATGGAACCGGAGAGGGGCTCCGCTGCAAAACCAGGACGCTGGATTTTGAGCCCAAAAGCATCGAAG ATCTACCAGAGTGGAACTTCGATGGCTCCAGTACCTACCAGTCTGAGGGCTCCAACAGCGACATGTATCTGATTCCTGCTGCCATGTTCCGGGATCCATTCCGTAAAGACCCAAACAAGCTGGTCCTGTGTGAAGTGCTCAAGTACAACCGCAAACCAGCAG aaaCTAACTTCCGAATCACATGCAACAAGGTGATGAAGATGGTGGAGGACCAGCATCCCTGGTTTGGCATGGAGCAGGAGTATACCATTCTGGGCACAGACGGACACCCTTTTGGTTGGCCATCTAATGGTTTCCCTGGACCACAAG GTCCATACTACTGTGGCGTGGGAGCTGACAAAGCCTATGGCAGAGATATAGTGGAGGCCCATTACAGAGCCTGTCTGTATGCTGGAGTTGATATCTGTGGCACAAATGCAGAAGTGATGCCTGCTCAG TGGGAGTTCCAGGTTGGACCTAGTGAAGGGATCAACATGGGTGATCATCTCTGGGTGGCACGCTTCATCCTGCACCGTGTCTGTGAAGATTTTGGGGTTGTTGCCTCATTTGATCCCAAGCCAATCACAGGCAACTGGAACGGTGCTGGCTGCCATACAAACTTCAGCACAAAAGAGATGAGGGAAGAAGGTGGATTAAA AGCCATTGAAGATTCCATTGAAAAGCTTGGGAAGAGGCACAGCTATCACATCCGTTCCTATGATCCCAAAGGGGGGCTCGACAACGCTCGCCGTCTCACCGGCCATCATGAAACCTCAAACATCCATGAATTCTCTGCAGGCGTGGCCAACCGTGGCGCCAGCATCCGCATTCCTCGTAACGTCGGCCAGGAGAAGAAGGGCTACTTCGAGGACCGTCGCCCATCGGCCAACTGTGACCCATACAGTGTTACCGAGGCCCTGATCCGCACCTGTTTGCTGAACGAGGAGGGTGATGAACCCACGGATTACTAA